A part of Aspergillus flavus chromosome 1, complete sequence genomic DNA contains:
- a CDS encoding half-A-TPR repeat-containing protein (rRNA processing protein Utp6, putative) — translation MSAATDKARFFLEKSVPELKEYERKKIFSKDEITAIIKKRSDFEHKLNARGAQPSDFVRYAEYEMNLDALRRKRVKRLGIRGAGYSGQRRIFFILDRATRKFHGDIGLWIQYIEYARAQKAFKKLSTIFDDVLRLHPTNVDLWIYAAQYALDDHADMTQSRSHMQRGLRFCKSSRKLWIHYAKLELIYTAKLVARQRILGLDREIEAPKPTSDASFEDPNADMIALPQITGEDINPSARDSNGVDQVALENLRSTPAMSGAIPLAIFDTAMKNFEQDAKFGREFFDMVVDFPDLPCLRKILEHVVNALQQSSPTSHHTQICYIKLPTAGVQPTSPEFPRALVTSFARLKEHRENPNVAKEVINWLQPLENAEGLDPSLQKAITATVRNAERVL, via the exons ATGTCTGCCGCTACCGATAAGGCACGCTTCTTTCTAGAAAAGTCAGTACCTGAACTGAAAGAgtatgagagaaagaagatttTTAGCAAG GATGAGATCACAGCGATCATCAAGAAAAGGTCGGACTTTGAGCACAAGCTCAATGCTCGCGGTGCTCAACCTTCCGATTTTGTACGATACGCAGAATACGAAATGAACCTCGACGCCCTCCGACGCAAAAGGGTGAAGCGACTTGGTATTCGCGGTGCGGGATATTCTGGCCAGCGGCGgattttcttcatcctgGATCGCGCAACTCGCAAATTCCACGGCGATATTGGCTTATGGATTCAATACATTGAATATGCTAGGGCCCAGAAAGCTTTCAAAAAGCTTTCTACGATCTTCGACGATGTCCTGCGACTACACCCAACAAACGTGGATCTGTGGATATATGCAGCGCAATATGCTTTGGATGACCATGCAGATATGACGCAGTCTCGAAGCCACATGCAACGTGGGCTACGGTTCTGCAAGAGCTCTAGGAAGTTATGGATTCACTACGCGAAGCTGGAACTGATCTATACAGCCAAGCTTGTTGCTCGGCAGCGCATCCTGGGTCTTGACAGAGAGATTGAAGCCCCGAAACCAACGTCAGATGCTTCATTTGAAGATCCCAACGCCGACATGATTGCGCTACCACAGATCACCGGTGAAGATATCAACCCGAGCGCTAGAGATAGTAATGGAGTGGACCAAGTGGCGTTGGAGAATCTTCGCTCAACGCCTGCAATGAGCGGTGCTATCCCTTTGGCCATTTTCGATACAGCAATGAAGAACTTCGAACAAGATGCCAAATTCGGCCGTGAATTCTTCGACATGGTCGTGGACTTTCCTGACTTGCCCTGTTTACGCAAAATCTTGGAACATGTTGTTAATGCGCTGCAGCAGTCAAGTCCTACCAGTCATCATACGCAAATCTGCTATATCAAACTTCCTACCGCCGGAGTGCAGCCCACATCACCTGAATTCCCGCGGGCTTTAGTTACGTCCTTTGCCCGGTTGAAGGAGCACCGCGAGAATCCCAATGTCGCAAAAGAGGTTATTAATTGGCTGCAGCCATTGGAGAACGCAGAAGGTCTGGATCCGTCTCTGCAAAAAGCCATTACTGCCACGGTCCGCAACGCGGAGCGTGTGCTCTAG
- a CDS encoding peptidyl-tRNA hydrolase domain protein (unnamed protein product), whose product MVTLQLYPRIVHWFPPLRSFSALTARTFASKQAAATERLQDSNEDLAAARKWLTGLTSKTIPRQICEISFSRSSGPGGQNVNKVNSKATLKVPLHSLLPLVPRILHRPLRSSRYFAERSESLVIQSEESRKQAANVESCYEKLHQLLKNTARDAIPGETSQEQRDRVHKLRKAENEARIKSKKLHSSKKSNRRGSKFDE is encoded by the exons ATGGTCACGCTGCAGTTATATCCTCGGATAGTTCATTGGTTCCCCCCTCTTCGTTCCTTCTCCGCTCTCACCGCAAGAACATTCGCTTCTAAACAAGCGGCCGCCACGGAACGCCTCCAAGACTCAAATGAGGATCTAGCCGCAGCTCGAAAATGGCTCACGGGACTCACTTCGAAAACTATACCACGCCAAATTTGTGAAATTTCATTTAGTCGCTCCAGTGGTCCTGGGGGGCAGAACGTGAACAA GGTGAACTCAAAAGCTACTCTGAAAGTGCCTCTCCATTCTCTCTTACCGCTTGTGCCTCGAATTTTACACCGTCCGCTGCGATCATCACGATACTTCGCCGAAAGATCGGAGAGTCTAGTCATACAGTCGGAAGAGTCGCGGAAACAAGCCGCCAATGTGGAGTCATGTTACGAGAAATTGCACCAGTTGCTTAAAAATACTGCAAGAGATGCCATTCCTGGGGAGACGTCTCAGGAACAAAGAGACCGGGTACACAAATT AAGGAAGGCCGAAAACGAAGCCAGAATCAAGTCTAAGAAACTGCACAGCAGCAAAAAGAGCAATCGGCGGGGTAGTAAATTTGATGAATGA